A window of Magnetococcales bacterium genomic DNA:
TGTTCCAGCAGCGCGAAACCGCCTTCCGCTTCCACCAGACCTCTTCCGCCCGCCACCACGATGGCCGCGCTGCCCAGCTCCGGACGGTCTCCCGGAGAGGCGCGGAATCCCCGGAACGCCGCGTGAGGAAGGGAGGTCGCCGGAGGGGCCAACCATTCGGTCGGTGGTTGGGTCGTGGCGGGCAGCGCCCTGGGAAAGGCGCTGGGACGCACGCTCAACAGCAGGGGGGAAGTTTCGGGAGGGGCTTGTATCGTCTCCAGGATGTTTCCGGCGAAGGCCGGGCGCACGAAGCGATGCGGCCCGTCGATGGCCACGATTTCCGGGATGAAGGGGGCGGCGATCCGGGCGGCCAGGCGGGGCAGGAGCTGACGACCGAAGGAGGTGGCCGGGGCCAGGAGGGTGCGATAGCGCCCGGCAAGCGAAGCGACGAGGTCGGCCAGGAGTTCCGGGGTCTGCCCGGCCAACGCGGGATGGCGGCAGAGCAGGAGCCGTTCGAGGCCGGCGGGGAGGGCGATGGGCTCCTCCAGGGGCCAGCCGGCGATCAGCATCTCCAGGGGGCCCGGGAGGGCGGCGGCGGCTCCGACCGTATGCCAGGTCGCCGTGGTCAACTGCCCGCCCCGGGTCTCCGCCAGAATCAACCGGCTCATGGTGTGGTGAATTCGGGTCGCAGACGCGCCATCAATTCGGCGACATCGCGCAGAAGGTGTCCCCCAGGACGGGGAGAGGGCTCCCTGCGGGCCACTACCGGGCAGCCGGGAAGGAAGGGCAGCGACAATGCCGCCGCCTCCAGCCGTTCCACCCGTTTGCGCCGGGCGGCCAGAATGGCGGGCAGGGTCACGCATCGCGGCTCGCCCAGACGCAAATCGGCGCTGATGACTCCCGGTGGATGGAGATAGCGGCTTTCCAGTCCACCGTCCACCTCCCGAAGCAGTGTCACTCCCCCCTCGCCGTCCGGCGGGCCGAGTTCGACCACCTGACTGGCTTGCGCCCATCCCAACAGGCCCGCTGCCATCATGCCGGTGACGCCCAGATCCCGATCCACCCCCTGGCGTCCGGTGAAGAGCCAGGCGGCCCCGACCTGCCGGGCCGTCTCCGCCAGAATGGCGGCGGCGGTTCCGGCGTCCGGCGCTTCGGCAAGCTCGACCAGAATGGCCCGGTCGCTACCCATGGCCAGACAGGTGGACAAGCCTTCCGACCAGGATGGCGGGCCGGCGGAGACCACGATCACCTCGGTGGCCACCCCGGCCTCCCGCCAGCGCAAGGCGGCTTCCAGGGCGATGAGGTCGAAGGGGTTGGGCACCTCCGCCGCATCGCCGCACTCCACGGCGAAACCATCCGGGCCCAGTCGGGCCGGATGGTTGGGATCAGCCACCTGCTTGATGCCGACCAGCAGAATCATGGCGCCCTCTGGGCCAGCTCCTCGATCACCTGGAACATGCGGAACAGATCCCCCTTGCTCATGACGGGGGTGACGCGGTAGCGCCCGTTGATCACCAGCGTCGGGGTTGAACGGACGCCCCACTCCTTGGCCTGGTTTTTCGCCTGGTTCACCTTGGCGGTGACGCCGAAGGATTGCATGTGGGCCTGAAAGGTGCCGGGATCCAGCTTGAGGCTTTTGGCCAGGCGCAGCAGTTCCTCCATCTTTTCGATATCGCCGCTCTCCTCGAAATGCAGGCGGAAGATGGCGTTCTGCATGGCCTCCCCCTGACCCAGATAGGTTGCGGCGAAATAGGCCCGCAGCGGCAGATCGGTCTGATTGCCCCAGAAGATGGGCAGGGAACGAACGAGGAAGCGTTCCCGGTTCTTCCGGGCCCACTCCTCGAAGGAGGGGTGCAGGTTGAAGCAGTGCGGGCAGGTGAAGTTGAACACCTCCACGATCTCCGCCTTGCCTTCCGCCGAGGGAACAGGCGGTTGAACGAGTTCGTAATCCTCTCCGGCCTTCAGCTCCGCAGCCGTTGCTGGCGGAACCACCGGTACGGCCCAAACGAGAAGGGCGCCGAAAAAAAGAGCGGACCAGGTGCGACGGGACAGGTTGGTTTTCATGGCACGATCAGGCCGTTTCCACGATGGTGAAGGTGAAGTGCATCTTTGCGGTTTTGGACAGCATGGCCGAGGCGGAGCAGTAGGTCTCTTCGGAGAGGCGGATGGCCCGTTCCACCGCCGCTTCCGGCAAGGCCTTGCCGGTGACGGTGAAGTGAACGGTGATGTCGGTGAAGACCTTCGGATCCGTGGGGGCGCGTTCCGCGCTGATTTCGGCCACGCAATCGGTAACCGTGTGGCGGCCTTTGCGCAGAATGGTCACCACGTCGATGGAAGAGCAGCCGCCCATGCCGAGCAGCAGCAGTTCCATGGGGCGGATTCCGAGATCACTGCCCCCCACCTCTTTGGCGGCATCCATGACCAGGGCATGGCCGGAACCCGATTCACCCAACATCAGCAGACCTTCAACCAGTTTGACGCGCGCCGTGAGATTGGCCATTGTTGCACATCCTCTTGTCTGGAAATGGAAAGGCTTCCCCTTCGGGAATCCGCTCAGGCTCTCCCTCTCTTCCCGGCAAGTCAATGTCTGCTTGGGAAAATGGGCAAGAGGGGGTTATACTGCCACACTTCCGCCATGGTATCCCCCGATACGGAGAACGCCCATGTCCCAGGTCGCTGCAAGCGGCATGATGGATGAGAAGACCCAGGAGCTCAAGAGCTTGCTGGAATCCAAAAGCCGGGAACGTCACGTCGTGGTGATTCAGGACTATCCGGATCCCGATGCGCTCTCTTCCGCCTTCGCCTATCGCATGATCGCCGCCGAGTTCGGCATCGAGTGCGATATCGTCTACGGCGGGCGCATCAGCCATCAGGAGAACCTGGCACTGATCAATCTGGTCAACATTCCGGTGAAACGCTGGGAGAATGACGAGATCGGCCTGCGCCGTTACCA
This region includes:
- a CDS encoding OsmC family protein, with translation MANLTARVKLVEGLLMLGESGSGHALVMDAAKEVGGSDLGIRPMELLLLGMGGCSSIDVVTILRKGRHTVTDCVAEISAERAPTDPKVFTDITVHFTVTGKALPEAAVERAIRLSEETYCSASAMLSKTAKMHFTFTIVETA
- a CDS encoding electron transfer flavoprotein subunit beta/FixA family protein; the encoded protein is MILLVGIKQVADPNHPARLGPDGFAVECGDAAEVPNPFDLIALEAALRWREAGVATEVIVVSAGPPSWSEGLSTCLAMGSDRAILVELAEAPDAGTAAAILAETARQVGAAWLFTGRQGVDRDLGVTGMMAAGLLGWAQASQVVELGPPDGEGGVTLLREVDGGLESRYLHPPGVISADLRLGEPRCVTLPAILAARRKRVERLEAAALSLPFLPGCPVVARREPSPRPGGHLLRDVAELMARLRPEFTTP
- a CDS encoding electron transfer flavoprotein subunit alpha/FixB family protein — encoded protein: MSRLILAETRGGQLTTATWHTVGAAAALPGPLEMLIAGWPLEEPIALPAGLERLLLCRHPALAGQTPELLADLVASLAGRYRTLLAPATSFGRQLLPRLAARIAAPFIPEIVAIDGPHRFVRPAFAGNILETIQAPPETSPLLLSVRPSAFPRALPATTQPPTEWLAPPATSLPHAAFRGFRASPGDRPELGSAAIVVAGGRGLVEAEGGFALLEQLATRLGAAIGATRSAVDAGLAPGDWQIGQTGKIIAPRLYIAIGISGAVQHLAGIKGAGTIVAINRDAGAPICAIADYVINQDLRKVLPEWLARLEAS
- a CDS encoding thiol:disulfide interchange protein DsbA/DsbL is translated as MKTNLSRRTWSALFFGALLVWAVPVVPPATAAELKAGEDYELVQPPVPSAEGKAEIVEVFNFTCPHCFNLHPSFEEWARKNRERFLVRSLPIFWGNQTDLPLRAYFAATYLGQGEAMQNAIFRLHFEESGDIEKMEELLRLAKSLKLDPGTFQAHMQSFGVTAKVNQAKNQAKEWGVRSTPTLVINGRYRVTPVMSKGDLFRMFQVIEELAQRAP